One window from the genome of Candidatus Synechococcus calcipolaris G9 encodes:
- the mutY gene encoding A/G-specific adenine glycosylase, protein MSPLQQALLRWYQHQGRDLPWRHSRDAYAIWVSEIMLQQTQVQTVIPYYQRWLEHFPTISSLAAADQDQVLKQWQGLGYYARARNLHHAARIVEADHGGKFPEQFEQVIALPGIGRTTAGGILSAAFNQPWPILDGNVKRVLARLLALDRPPKQAEAYLWQWSEQLLPHGQARDFNQALMDLGATRCTPRQPLCHDCPWQAHCRAYAENKHHQIPIKMKTNPIPHKYIGVAVIWNDAGQLLIDRRPAAGLLGGLWEFPGGKIEPGETVQDCIVREVTEELGIAVDVGEHLIDIDHAYSHFKVTLQVYHCRHRQGEPQPLGCDAVRWVSLEELDQYAFPKANEQIIAALRSQAHPIDLPPTDLPV, encoded by the coding sequence ATCTCTCCCCTACAACAGGCATTACTCCGTTGGTATCAACACCAGGGGCGGGACTTACCTTGGCGACATAGCCGCGATGCCTACGCCATTTGGGTATCCGAGATCATGTTGCAACAAACCCAAGTGCAGACGGTCATTCCCTATTACCAGCGTTGGTTAGAGCATTTTCCCACCATTTCCAGCTTGGCGGCAGCGGATCAAGATCAGGTTCTAAAACAATGGCAAGGATTGGGCTACTATGCCCGAGCCCGCAACCTGCACCACGCCGCCCGCATCGTTGAAGCAGACCATGGGGGCAAGTTTCCCGAGCAATTTGAGCAGGTTATCGCCTTACCCGGAATTGGCCGTACCACGGCGGGCGGGATTCTCAGTGCGGCCTTTAATCAACCCTGGCCAATTTTGGATGGTAATGTCAAGCGGGTATTGGCCCGTCTTCTCGCCCTCGATCGCCCACCCAAACAGGCCGAAGCCTATCTGTGGCAATGGTCGGAGCAATTATTACCCCACGGGCAGGCCCGAGACTTTAATCAGGCCTTGATGGACTTAGGGGCAACCCGTTGTACGCCTCGGCAACCCTTGTGCCATGATTGTCCTTGGCAGGCCCACTGTCGCGCCTATGCTGAAAATAAACACCATCAAATTCCGATCAAAATGAAAACGAATCCCATTCCCCATAAATATATTGGTGTGGCGGTGATTTGGAATGATGCCGGCCAACTCCTCATCGATCGCCGTCCGGCCGCAGGTTTGCTGGGAGGCCTGTGGGAATTTCCGGGGGGCAAAATTGAACCGGGGGAAACCGTCCAGGATTGCATTGTCCGGGAAGTGACCGAAGAACTGGGGATAGCCGTGGACGTAGGAGAGCATTTAATCGATATTGATCATGCCTATAGCCACTTCAAAGTCACCCTTCAGGTGTACCATTGCCGTCATCGCCAGGGAGAACCCCAGCCCCTCGGTTGTGATGCGGTGCGTTGGGTCAGCCTAGAGGAGTTGGATCAGTACGCCTTTCCCAAAGCCAATGAGCAGATCATTGCTGCCCTGCGTTCCCAAGCACACCCTATTGACTTGCCCCCTACTGACTTGCCGGTGTAG